From Pseudomonas sp. LS1212, the proteins below share one genomic window:
- a CDS encoding EAL domain-containing protein — protein MDFYEGLNVPADSLRVLVLENHAFQRSIAVKMLGQLGCRHVFESAYAGEALALLKQVGAVDIVVCDLRLEGMDGLEFIQRAAQKALIKHGIVSCGLSAELRRGVIRMVSLLGLSFLGDAGKPLKIETLGHLLDSCGAPEPQAQAAVSEANCLDECDVRRGLANKEFFAFYLPRCDVLSGSIKGVDVLAHWDHPLQGLLPPSLFMPVIERCGLLDEMLLTMLDQGLELQRELMVQGIGFRLTFGLHTDQLSSRHLSLRIKSLLQFYRSAGMGIGFELTPQGLFEPSAMGLESLIRLRLLGCDLCLGDFGANQASLLHFCQLPFNQLKVAGPFMTDLENQPRNRAVIKSCLMLADALGLGVTVAGVENAGQHLILLDMNCAQGQGRYFAPPLSRDDLSRRLTSSVSLMGDES, from the coding sequence TTGGACTTTTACGAGGGCCTTAATGTGCCTGCCGACTCATTACGTGTACTGGTTCTGGAAAACCATGCTTTCCAGCGTTCGATCGCTGTGAAAATGCTGGGCCAATTGGGCTGCCGGCATGTGTTCGAATCGGCCTACGCTGGCGAAGCACTCGCGCTGCTCAAGCAGGTAGGGGCGGTCGATATCGTCGTTTGTGATTTGCGCTTGGAAGGCATGGATGGCCTTGAGTTCATCCAGCGTGCGGCACAAAAGGCACTGATCAAGCACGGTATCGTCAGCTGCGGCCTGAGCGCCGAATTGCGCCGGGGGGTGATCCGGATGGTCAGCCTGCTGGGTTTGAGCTTCCTGGGCGATGCCGGTAAACCCTTGAAAATTGAAACGCTGGGCCATCTCCTCGACAGTTGTGGTGCTCCAGAACCGCAGGCCCAGGCCGCCGTGTCAGAAGCGAACTGCCTGGACGAATGCGATGTGCGCCGGGGCTTGGCCAACAAGGAATTCTTCGCGTTTTACCTGCCGCGCTGCGACGTTCTCAGCGGTTCCATCAAAGGGGTCGATGTACTGGCGCACTGGGACCATCCCTTGCAGGGGCTACTACCACCGTCCCTGTTCATGCCGGTCATCGAGCGGTGCGGGCTGCTCGACGAAATGCTCCTGACGATGCTGGACCAGGGCCTGGAATTGCAACGTGAACTAATGGTGCAGGGCATTGGTTTCCGTTTGACCTTCGGCTTGCATACCGATCAGCTGTCGAGCCGGCACTTGTCGCTGCGCATCAAATCCTTGCTGCAATTCTATCGGTCGGCGGGTATGGGAATCGGATTCGAATTGACGCCTCAAGGCTTGTTCGAGCCCTCTGCAATGGGGCTGGAAAGCTTGATCCGCTTGAGATTGCTGGGCTGTGATTTGTGCCTTGGCGACTTTGGCGCCAACCAGGCATCCCTGTTGCACTTTTGTCAGTTGCCTTTCAATCAATTGAAGGTGGCCGGGCCGTTCATGACCGACCTCGAGAATCAGCCACGGAACCGGGCCGTGATCAAAAGTTGCCTGATGCTGGCCGATGCACTCGGCCTGGGCGTCACGGTAGCCGGGGTCGAAAACGCCGGGCAACACCTGATTCTCCTGGATATGAACTGCGCCCAGGGGCAGGGGCGTTACTTTGCACCGCCATTGTCGCGTGACGATCTTTCCCGGCGACTCACCTCCAGCGTGTCGCTCATGGGGGACGAAAGCTAG
- the modC gene encoding molybdenum ABC transporter ATP-binding protein, translated as MSIHARLQLDYPAFSLGVDLQLPGRGVSALYGPSGSGKTSCLRCLAGLEKARQAYVEVNGEVWQDSSRRLFVAPHQRPIGYVFQEASLFEHLSVRGNLEYGWRRIPRSQRKVRLDQACELLGIGHLLDRQPLNLSGGERQRVGIARALLTSPRLLLMDEPLAALDNQRKSEILPYLERLHDELEIPLVYISHSQDEVARLADYLVLIEQGKVQASGPIGETLARLDLPLALGDDAGVIVEGRVSSYDPGYQLLSLKLPDSQLQVRVAHAPMATGSRLRFKVQARDVSLSLQADSQSSILNRLPVRVTGHRLADNSAHVLVSLDACGTPLLARITRYSCDQLGVHPGQALWAQIKSVAVLA; from the coding sequence TTGTCCATCCATGCCCGTTTGCAATTGGACTATCCGGCGTTTTCCCTGGGAGTGGACCTGCAACTGCCCGGGCGCGGCGTCAGTGCCTTGTACGGCCCGTCGGGCTCGGGCAAGACGTCCTGCCTTCGCTGCCTGGCCGGCCTTGAAAAAGCCCGCCAGGCGTATGTCGAAGTCAATGGCGAAGTCTGGCAGGACAGCAGTCGCCGGCTCTTCGTCGCCCCCCACCAACGGCCCATCGGCTATGTCTTTCAGGAGGCCAGCCTGTTCGAGCACCTGTCGGTGCGCGGTAACCTGGAGTACGGCTGGCGGCGCATCCCTCGCTCGCAACGCAAGGTCCGTCTGGATCAGGCTTGCGAGCTTCTGGGCATAGGTCATCTGCTCGACCGGCAACCGCTCAACCTGTCCGGCGGCGAGCGCCAGCGCGTCGGTATTGCCCGGGCCTTGTTGACCAGCCCACGACTGTTGTTGATGGACGAGCCCCTTGCAGCACTCGACAACCAGCGCAAAAGCGAGATCCTGCCGTACCTGGAGCGCCTGCACGACGAACTGGAAATTCCACTGGTCTATATCAGCCACTCCCAGGACGAGGTGGCACGCCTGGCCGATTACCTGGTGCTGATCGAACAAGGCAAGGTTCAGGCCAGCGGACCGATCGGCGAAACCCTGGCCCGTCTCGACCTGCCACTGGCGTTGGGCGACGACGCCGGGGTGATCGTCGAGGGGCGCGTCAGCAGCTACGACCCGGGCTACCAACTACTGAGCCTGAAGCTGCCCGACAGCCAATTGCAGGTCCGCGTTGCCCATGCCCCGATGGCGACCGGCAGCCGTCTGCGCTTCAAGGTGCAGGCCCGCGATGTCAGCCTGAGCCTGCAGGCTGACAGCCAATCGAGCATTCTCAACCGTCTTCCGGTACGGGTTACCGGGCATCGTCTGGCCGATAACAGCGCACATGTGCTGGTCAGCCTCGACGCGTGCGGCACCCCGCTGCTGGCGCGCATCACGCGCTACTCCTGTGACCAGTTGGGCGTGCATCCGGGGCAGGCGCTGTGGGCGCAGATCAAGTCGGTGGCGGTGCTGGCCTGA
- the modB gene encoding molybdate ABC transporter permease subunit: MPLNETDLSAIWLTFKLASLTTLILLLVGTPIAWWLARTRSRLRGPVGAVVALPLVLPPTVIGFYLLLALGPHGLIGQATQALGLGTVVFSFSGLVIGSVIYSMPFVVQPLQNAFTAIGNRPLEVAATLRASPWDSFFSVVLPQARPGFITASILGFAHTVGEFGVVLMIGGNIPDKTRVVSVQIYDHVEAMEYLQAHWLAGAMLVFSFLVLLALYSSRQGKPGWS, from the coding sequence ATGCCACTCAATGAAACCGACTTGTCAGCCATCTGGCTGACCTTCAAGCTGGCATCACTGACCACGCTGATTCTGTTGCTGGTCGGCACACCCATTGCCTGGTGGCTGGCGCGCACGCGCTCGCGGCTGCGCGGGCCGGTGGGTGCTGTGGTTGCCCTGCCGTTGGTGCTGCCGCCGACCGTCATCGGTTTCTACTTGCTGCTGGCCCTGGGGCCGCATGGCTTGATCGGCCAGGCGACCCAGGCCCTGGGGTTGGGCACCGTGGTGTTCAGTTTCAGCGGCCTGGTCATTGGCTCGGTGATCTATTCGATGCCCTTCGTGGTGCAGCCTTTGCAAAATGCCTTCACCGCCATCGGTAACCGACCGCTGGAAGTCGCCGCGACATTGCGCGCCAGCCCCTGGGACAGCTTTTTCTCAGTGGTGCTACCCCAAGCCCGGCCCGGCTTCATTACCGCGAGCATCCTCGGCTTTGCCCACACCGTGGGCGAGTTCGGCGTGGTGCTGATGATCGGCGGCAATATCCCGGACAAGACCCGGGTCGTCTCTGTACAGATTTACGACCATGTCGAAGCCATGGAATACCTGCAAGCCCACTGGCTGGCCGGGGCCATGCTGGTGTTTTCCTTTCTTGTGCTGCTGGCGCTGTATTCAAGTCGCCAGGGCAAACCCGGCTGGAGTTGA
- the modA gene encoding molybdate ABC transporter substrate-binding protein yields MRMRAPRLAVTGACALLVTLNLNSAWADEVQVAVAANFTAPIQAIAKDFERDTGHKLVSSFGATGQFYTQIKNGAPFEVFLAADDSTPAKLEAENETVAGSRFTYAIGTLALWSAKDGYVDAKGQVLKDNQYRHLSIANPKAAPYGLAATQVLEKLKLTEATRAKLVEGQNITQAFQFVSTGNAELGFVALSQIYKDDKVTSGSAWIVPAELHDPIRQDAVVLNKGKDNQAAKALVDYLKGPKAAAIIKSYGYEI; encoded by the coding sequence ATGAGAATGCGTGCCCCCCGTCTTGCCGTCACCGGCGCTTGTGCCCTGCTCGTCACCTTGAATCTGAACAGCGCCTGGGCCGATGAAGTCCAGGTCGCCGTCGCAGCCAATTTCACTGCGCCGATCCAAGCCATTGCCAAAGACTTCGAACGCGATACCGGGCACAAACTGGTCAGCTCATTCGGGGCTACCGGTCAGTTCTACACCCAGATCAAAAATGGCGCGCCATTCGAGGTATTCCTCGCCGCCGATGACAGCACCCCGGCAAAACTGGAAGCCGAAAACGAAACCGTTGCCGGGTCGCGCTTCACCTATGCAATCGGCACCCTCGCCCTGTGGTCGGCCAAGGACGGTTACGTCGATGCCAAGGGCCAAGTGCTCAAGGACAATCAGTACCGGCACCTGTCGATTGCCAACCCCAAGGCCGCACCCTACGGGCTGGCCGCCACCCAGGTGCTGGAGAAACTGAAACTGACCGAAGCGACCCGGGCCAAGCTGGTCGAAGGCCAGAACATTACCCAGGCGTTCCAGTTCGTTTCCACCGGCAATGCCGAGCTGGGCTTTGTCGCCTTGTCACAGATCTACAAGGACGATAAGGTCACCAGCGGCTCGGCCTGGATCGTCCCGGCCGAGCTGCATGACCCTATCAGGCAAGATGCGGTGGTCCTCAACAAAGGCAAGGACAACCAAGCGGCCAAGGCCCTGGTCGATTACCTCAAGGGGCCGAAAGCTGCCGCAATCATCAAATCCTACGGCTACGAGATCTGA
- a CDS encoding nitronate monooxygenase family protein, with amino-acid sequence MNRWPDTRILDLLGIELPILQAPMAGATGSAMAIAVSNAGGLGSLPCATLSHEQIRQELLAFSQASSGPLNVNFFCHQAPAADAQRDARWKESLKNYYRELGADFDAPTPVSSRAPFDDAACALVEEFRPAVVSFHFGLPQPHLLDRVKATGAKVLSSATTVDEAIWLEQHGCDAIIAMGYEAGGHRGMFLSEDLGTQVGTLALVPQIVDAVKVPVIAAGGIGDARGIVAAFALGAAAVQLGTAYLFCPEAKISPAHRQALGTAKESETALTNLFTGRPARGINTRIMRELGPMSPDAPAFPLAGGALMPLRAIAEPAGSSDFSNLWSGQALRLGMELPAAELTRKLASEALAKLSH; translated from the coding sequence ATGAACCGATGGCCGGACACCCGTATCCTCGACTTGCTGGGCATTGAACTGCCGATCCTCCAGGCACCGATGGCCGGCGCCACCGGTTCGGCCATGGCGATTGCGGTTTCCAATGCTGGCGGCCTGGGTTCCCTCCCCTGCGCCACCCTCAGTCACGAGCAGATACGTCAGGAGTTGCTGGCGTTCAGTCAGGCCAGCAGCGGCCCGCTGAACGTCAATTTCTTTTGCCACCAGGCGCCTGCTGCCGATGCGCAACGCGACGCACGCTGGAAGGAATCGCTCAAGAATTATTACCGTGAACTGGGCGCCGACTTCGATGCCCCTACGCCGGTGTCCAGCCGGGCGCCTTTCGATGACGCCGCCTGTGCACTGGTCGAAGAATTTCGTCCTGCCGTCGTGAGTTTTCATTTCGGACTGCCGCAGCCGCATCTGCTCGATCGCGTCAAGGCCACGGGCGCCAAGGTGCTATCGAGTGCCACCACCGTCGACGAAGCGATCTGGCTGGAGCAGCATGGCTGTGACGCGATCATCGCCATGGGCTATGAAGCCGGCGGCCATCGCGGCATGTTTCTGAGCGAAGACCTCGGCACTCAGGTCGGCACGCTGGCGCTTGTTCCGCAGATCGTCGATGCGGTCAAGGTCCCGGTGATTGCTGCCGGCGGTATCGGCGATGCTCGCGGCATCGTCGCGGCATTCGCCTTGGGCGCTGCCGCCGTGCAGTTGGGTACTGCCTATCTGTTCTGCCCCGAAGCGAAAATTTCCCCGGCCCACCGTCAGGCACTGGGCACGGCCAAGGAAAGCGAGACAGCGCTGACCAACCTGTTTACCGGTCGTCCGGCACGGGGGATCAACACCCGCATCATGCGCGAGCTGGGGCCCATGAGCCCGGACGCGCCAGCCTTTCCTCTCGCTGGCGGCGCGCTGATGCCATTGCGGGCGATTGCCGAGCCCGCCGGTTCCAGCGATTTCAGCAACCTCTGGTCGGGCCAGGCATTGCGCCTGGGGATGGAGCTGCCGGCTGCGGAACTGACGCGTAAACTTGCCAGCGAGGCGTTGGCCAAACTTTCGCATTGA
- a CDS encoding DUF1883 domain-containing protein produces MKFVHQREHLNEDDIVVIECSQRCNIRLMSDANFRSFKNGGRHTYHGGAFDTFPAKITAPSTGFWNITIDTAGTRPSSVVRKPNFAHKIRIIRRSSSKFS; encoded by the coding sequence ATGAAATTCGTACACCAGCGCGAGCATCTCAACGAAGACGATATCGTCGTCATCGAGTGTTCCCAGCGCTGCAACATCCGCCTGATGAGCGATGCCAACTTCCGCAGCTTCAAGAACGGTGGTCGACACACCTACCACGGCGGCGCTTTCGACACCTTTCCGGCCAAGATCACCGCGCCGAGCACCGGCTTCTGGAATATCACCATCGATACTGCCGGGACCAGACCGAGCAGCGTAGTGCGCAAACCCAACTTCGCCCATAAGATTCGTATCATCCGCCGCTCGTCCTCGAAGTTCAGCTGA